The Malus domestica chromosome 13, GDT2T_hap1 genome includes a window with the following:
- the LOC103452353 gene encoding uncharacterized protein: MYPSSNGGRAEFLRKRWTVPARDWELGARAHPPDDVLAVEPSLTAPYLTRLNNSWDLSNIFCPCTEPSVTISECLTGWKEYCERRSIPLHSPVALLLHWPYRFSILWFLMTSQMCVGFIPSVIAPNAGIAAYSSWSPTIGLIKDMNIPAVFSDYCKEACHLGARCISSIQLNPFRQPMAVEDSVLVLPFHSNCFLYGMSNWSA, encoded by the exons ATGTATCCAAGTTCAAACGGAGGAAGAGCAGAGTTTCTGCGAAAACGATGGACTGTGCCGGCAAGGGACTGGGAACTCGGTGCACGGGCCCACCCACCGGACGATGTGCTCGCCGTGGAGCCGTCGCTTACTGCTCCGTATCTCACCAg GTTAAATAATTCTTGGGATCTCTCGAATATATTTTGCCCTTGTACTG AGCCTTCAGTTACGATATCCGAGTGTTTAACCGGTTGGAAGGAGTACTGTGAGCGGAGGTCCATCCCGCTGCATTCACCTGTTGCATTGCTTCTCCATTGG CCTTATCGGTTTTCCATTTTGTGGTTTCTCATGACTTCTCAAATGTGTGTAGGATTCATCCCCTCAGTCATTGCTCCAAATGCAGGAATTGCTGCGTATTCAAGCTGGTCACCGACTATT GGGTTAATAAAGGATATGAACATCCCAGCGGTATTTTCCGATTACTGCAAAGAAGCTTGTCATCTTGGAGCTCGTTGCATAAGCAGC ATTCAGTTAAATCCATTCAGGCAACCGATGGCGGTGGAAGACAGtgttcttgttcttcctttCCACTCAAATTGCTTCCTCTATGGGATGTCAAATTGGTCGGCCTAA